Proteins from one Nilaparvata lugens isolate BPH chromosome 10, ASM1435652v1, whole genome shotgun sequence genomic window:
- the LOC111048999 gene encoding probable tRNA (uracil-O(2)-)-methyltransferase → MYNSNWSAICSVESTVASDQFWTSIRIWNDRPHIINRRLLAVEVLKKFRIETQHLDNIVSLLKDSIRKSILSDSKSAPSGSHLEEILKGFPSLNILTNDSNVDDFEDDREKSVVCEIRKLLPRFKNHQENTIELSIFDQSQNHATYIKIYPETREHSVSPNCNYRLEFSNGMFMLSVGAEPTGNVDNRTSETEVCKEQSKYDFLKKHLLPKLVQLAENVTRTGPVKSSLQLVSVNKYCLLYQNLKDKYGKLFVEIWPERTDPSKFVYEDIAIAAYLILLWEESKQRFVDLGCGNGLLVYILTSEGNQGYGVDVRPRKIWDLYSKLGSRVKPDLRIGTVTPSDMTLYSDTDWLIGNHSDELTPWIPVFAAKSSYSCNFFLLPCCPYEFNGQKYQRKDPSCSRYMEYISYIKHISEQCSFNVSIDKMRIPSTKRICLIGSTRSCPREDYDSVIERIDSMIKDKCVSDNKSEMDFKPRASVEKVTNCTQVDKNIVSSIVSLITRELLSNAVNSSENSKSVVNISGSEVNNKSEVNTSKSRVDTSGNISRIISNEKSACWNAGRTIALNELAKIIPKEHLVYIKKEGKGLLTLLRNHHHIFEVNNGNVCFRIPLPVDKNLNNASIKSKPCWFYNNHPNSCLLNEADCKFQHIHDEDS, encoded by the exons ATGTATAATTCTAACTGGAGTGCGATATGTTCAGTGGAAAGCACTGTAGCCTCTGATCAGTTTTGGACTTCAATTAGAATATGGAATGACAGACCGCATATTATCAATAGACGGCTATTGGCAGTTGAAGTGTTGAAGAAGTTTAGAATTGAAACCCAAcatttagataatattgtttcacTTCTGAAGGATTCCATCAGGAAATCGATTCTATCAGACTCCAAATCCGCTCCAAGTGGATCTCATTTGGAGGAGATACTAAAAGGTTTTCCTAGCTTGAATATTTTAACGAATGATTCCAATGTTGATGATTTTGAAGATGACAGAGAGAAATCTGTTGTTTGTGAGATCAGGAAGCTGTTACCACGATTCAAAAATCACCAAGaaaatactatagaattatcaatatttg ATCAATCACAAAATCATGCAACCTACATTAAAATCTATCCGGAGACAAGGGAACATTCTGTATCACCCAACTGCAACTATCGTTTGGAATTCTCAAATGGCATGTTTATGCTATCCGTTGGAGCTGAACCTACTGGAAATGTTGACAATCGAACTAGCGAAACAGAAGTCTGCAAAGAACAATCGAAGTATGATTTTCTGAAGAAGCATCTCTTACCGAAACTTGTTCAGTTGGCTGAGAACGTCACACGTACAGGCCCTGTGAAGAGCTCCCTGCAACTTGTTTCTGTCAACAAGTACTGCTTGTTGTATCAAAATTTGAAGGACAAGTATGGCAAATTATTTGTTGAG attTGGCCTGAACGCACAGACCCGTCTAAGTTTGTCTACGAAGACATTGCTATTGCTGCTTACCTGATACTGTTATGGGAGGAAAGTAAGCAGAGATTCGTGGATCTAGGGTGTGGCAATGGATTACTGGTTTACATCCTAACCAGTGAAGGCAATCAAGGCTACGGAGTGGATGTCCGACCTAGGAAGATATGGGATCTCTATTCAAAATTGGGAAGTAGAGTGAAGCCTGATCTAAGG ATTGGCACTGTAACACCATCAGACATGACGTTGTATTCAGATACAGATTGGCTCATAGGAAACCATTCAGACGAACTCACTCCTTGGATTCCAGTCTTCGCTGCCAAAAGTTCTTACAGCTGTAACTTCTTTCTACTGCCTTGTTGCCCTTACGAATTCAACGGCCAAAAATACCAGCGTAAAGATCCGTCATGCAGCAGGTATATGGAGTATATCTCTTACATCAAACATATATCCGAACAATGTAGTTTCAATGTGAGTATCGATAAAATGCGAATTCCCTCCACTAAACGTATCTGCTTGATAGGATCTACACGAAGCTGTCCGAGAGAGGATTATGATAGTGTAATTGAAAGGATAGATAGTATGATTAAGGATAAATGTGTTTCTGATAACAAAAGTGAGATGGATTTCAAACCACGTGCTAGCGTTGAAAAAGTTACCAATTGTACACaggttgataaaaatattgtcagttCTATTGTGTCACTCATAACACGTGAATTATTGTCTAATGCAGTCAATTCAAGTGAAAACTCTAAAAGTGTTGTTAACATAAGTGGAAGTGAAGTTAATAATAAGAGTGAAGTAAATACTAGTAAAAGTAGAGTTGATACAAGTGGAAATATTTCAAGAATCATTAGTAACGAAAAATCAGCATGTTGGAATGCTGGACGGACGATAGCTTTAAATGAACTCGCCAAGATCATTCCCAAGGAACACTTGGTGTACAtaaaaaaagaaggaaaaggtCTTCTCACACTTCTCAGGAATCATCATCATATATTTGAAGTTAACAATGGCAACGTTTGCTTTAGAATACCATTGCCCGTTgacaaaaatttaaataatgctAGTATCAAGAGTAAACCATGTTGGTTTTACAATAATCATCCAAACTCCTGTCTGTTGAACGAAGCGGATTGCAAATTTCAACATATTCATGATGAAGATAGCTAA